The bacterium genome has a window encoding:
- a CDS encoding type IV pilus twitching motility protein PilT — protein sequence MSYKGKYKIGEILVYAVEKKASDIHIVAKFPANIRVNGQLIVTEFPELSSDECKDLIYDILSPSQIKSFEEKKELDFSYGVSGLGRFRINLHYQRGTIGIAIRPIKDKIPTFAELGLPSDMLKKLLSQPHGLVLICGPTGSGKSTTLASMVEYLNQNFPMHIITIEDPIEYIFKHKRSIVEQREIGIDTDSFNEALKRVLRQDPNVVLIGEMRDIETIEAALRIAETGHLVLATLHTGEVIQAMGRIVNSFSENLQQTVKTQLSLVLLGVFVQQLLPKKDNNGRILATEIMITNSAIRNLIREGHFEQIYSQIQLGGESGMRTMNSSLLSLYKNGLISKDIALANSPNVKELKKLLGGT from the coding sequence ATGAGTTACAAAGGCAAATATAAAATAGGAGAAATTCTTGTTTATGCAGTTGAGAAAAAAGCATCGGATATTCATATTGTTGCAAAATTTCCTGCCAATATAAGAGTCAATGGTCAATTAATTGTTACTGAATTTCCTGAACTATCTTCTGATGAATGTAAGGACTTAATTTATGATATTTTAAGTCCCTCTCAAATTAAATCATTTGAAGAAAAAAAAGAATTAGATTTTTCTTATGGAGTAAGTGGATTGGGAAGATTTAGAATCAACTTACATTATCAAAGGGGCACAATAGGAATAGCAATAAGACCAATTAAAGACAAAATTCCAACATTTGCTGAACTGGGATTACCTTCTGATATGCTAAAAAAATTACTTTCTCAACCGCATGGGTTAGTTCTAATATGTGGCCCAACTGGAAGTGGAAAGTCCACTACTCTTGCTTCAATGGTTGAATATCTTAATCAAAATTTTCCAATGCATATTATTACAATAGAAGACCCTATTGAGTATATTTTCAAACACAAAAGGTCAATAGTTGAACAGCGGGAAATTGGAATAGATACTGACTCATTTAATGAAGCATTAAAAAGAGTTTTAAGGCAGGACCCAAATGTTGTTTTAATTGGGGAAATGAGAGATATTGAAACAATTGAAGCAGCACTAAGAATTGCTGAAACAGGGCATCTTGTTCTTGCGACTTTACATACAGGTGAAGTAATTCAAGCAATGGGAAGAATTGTAAATAGTTTTTCAGAAAATTTACAACAGACAGTTAAAACACAACTTTCACTTGTTCTTCTTGGTGTCTTTGTTCAACAATTGTTACCTAAAAAAGATAATAACGGTAGAATTCTTGCAACAGAAATAATGATAACCAATTCTGCAATAAGGAATTTAATCAGAGAAGGACACTTTGAACAAATTTATTCTCAAATTCAATTAGGTGGAGAAAGTGGAATGAGAACAATGAATTCTTCTTTGCTTTCTCTTTACAAAAACGGACTTATTTCAAAAGACATTGCATTAGCAAATTCTCCCAATGTCAAAGAACTAAAAAAACTTTTAGGAGGCACTTAA
- a CDS encoding type II secretion system F family protein: MAKYFYVARDFSGKRREGVIDADSNMTVILNLRKQNLIPIEINFIGEKGLSPIVSQKKQTRGRVSLGELAIFSRQFTTMLDAGVPIIDIIGDLSEQTTNKYFSYVLSKIKIEIQEGSNFSNALTKFPNVFSPLYVSLVRTGEESGNLTKIMEELAKYLEDQIALLRKVRQALSYPSVIFVFFLGVISFVFLFLIPKFQSIFTSLGTKLPPLTMLIFNISHAFFKFFPVIIVGIILLIIAFLIFRKTTTGRQIIDTIKLRFPFFGKLITKITLSRFSRSLSTLLSGGVSIVVALEIASSGENVIVEKIIKNIKKEIISGKTLGEEMKKYKIFPPLLVRMIKIGEETGRLEDMLNRTAKFFSDEVDATINIMTSIIEPVLIIGLGVVVGIVVLAIYLPIFQIAGAVK, encoded by the coding sequence ATGGCGAAATATTTTTATGTAGCGAGAGATTTTTCAGGTAAAAGGAGAGAAGGAGTAATAGATGCGGATTCAAATATGACTGTAATTCTTAATTTGAGGAAACAAAATCTTATCCCTATTGAAATTAACTTTATTGGAGAAAAAGGACTTTCCCCAATAGTTTCTCAAAAAAAACAAACAAGAGGAAGAGTTTCACTTGGTGAACTTGCAATATTTTCAAGACAATTTACTACAATGCTTGATGCAGGTGTGCCTATTATTGATATAATTGGTGACCTTTCTGAACAAACAACCAACAAATATTTTTCCTATGTTCTTTCAAAAATAAAGATTGAAATTCAAGAAGGAAGCAATTTTTCAAATGCTTTGACAAAATTTCCAAATGTTTTTTCTCCTCTTTATGTTTCTCTTGTTAGAACAGGTGAAGAAAGTGGAAATTTAACAAAAATTATGGAAGAACTTGCAAAATATCTTGAGGACCAAATTGCACTATTAAGAAAAGTAAGACAGGCGTTAAGTTATCCTTCTGTGATATTTGTTTTTTTCTTAGGGGTTATTTCTTTTGTTTTTTTATTTTTAATCCCAAAATTTCAGTCAATTTTTACCAGTTTAGGAACTAAACTTCCTCCCCTTACAATGTTAATTTTCAATATAAGCCATGCTTTTTTCAAATTTTTTCCAGTAATTATTGTTGGAATAATTTTACTTATAATTGCCTTTTTAATTTTTAGAAAAACCACCACAGGAAGGCAAATTATAGATACAATTAAATTAAGATTTCCTTTTTTTGGAAAACTTATTACAAAAATTACTCTTTCAAGATTTTCTCGTTCACTTTCTACATTACTTTCAGGAGGTGTAAGTATAGTAGTTGCTTTAGAAATTGCATCATCTGGAGAAAATGTTATAGTTGAAAAAATTATAAAAAATATAAAAAAAGAAATAATATCGGGAAAAACGCTTGGTGAAGAAATGAAAAAATACAAAATTTTTCCACCACTTCTTGTGAGAATGATAAAAATAGGAGAAGAAACAGGTCGACTTGAAGATATGCTTAATAGAACTGCAAAATTTTTTAGTGATGAAGTTGATGCAACAATAAACATAATGACTTCAATAATAGAGCCAGTGCTTATAATTGGATTAGGGGTTGTTGTTGGAATAGTTGTTTTAGCAATATATCTTCCAATTTTTCAAATTGCAGGAGCAGTAAAGTAA
- a CDS encoding prepilin-type N-terminal cleavage/methylation domain-containing protein, with product MKKIRKMMKNKKGFTLIELMVVVIIVGILASVAVPLYTAHVKQAKASEGAALVGSVRTAELVYYAQHNTYTDDKTELGIDASANKYFTDYSFDGDVTATAFKAITTCDDDANLKVRIDQNGYLEWTKDGGTNWNPW from the coding sequence ATGAAGAAAATAAGAAAAATGATGAAGAACAAAAAGGGGTTCACACTAATAGAATTGATGGTTGTAGTTATCATCGTTGGTATATTAGCGTCAGTAGCAGTTCCTCTTTACACTGCTCATGTTAAGCAGGCAAAAGCATCAGAAGGCGCAGCGCTTGTTGGTTCCGTCAGAACTGCAGAGTTAGTTTATTATGCACAACATAATACATATACAGATGACAAAACTGAGTTAGGAATAGATGCATCTGCAAATAAATACTTCACTGATTACAGCTTTGACGGTGATGTGACTGCAACAGCTTTTAAAGCAATAACAACCTGTGATGATGATGCAAATTTAAAAGTCAGAATAGACCAGAATGGGTATTTAGAATGGACTAAGGATGGTGGAACTAACTGGAACCCTTGGTAA
- a CDS encoding 2-oxoisovalerate dehydrogenase — MIFLVEEPPEGGYEARALGYSIFTQADTLDKLKKEVRDAVKCHFEEEEMPLIIRLHIVKEEVVKV; from the coding sequence ATTATATTTTTAGTAGAAGAACCCCCAGAAGGGGGATATGAAGCAAGAGCATTAGGATATTCTATTTTTACACAGGCAGATACATTGGATAAATTAAAGAAAGAGGTCAGGGATGCTGTTAAATGTCATTTTGAAGAAGAGGAGATGCCTCTTATTATCAGGTTGCATATAGTAAAAGAGGAAGTGGTAAAAGTATGA
- the pilM gene encoding pilus assembly protein PilM — protein MVPKVAVDIGEKYIKVLEGYRKKDVFLIKNFGMIENPVENWKKSTEEDSSGILSNVLKVYLKELNIKDRNTVCSISGEGLVIHYFEIPEMPEEEIKNAVEIEVLQVIPTGIENIEYDYSVFNVGGKKYVFFVGYPKEKCDFILNVFQKSGLKPLIMDIDGLALVNCYNYVKKNNWQLPVFILNLGHNTTNLSIAQKDGFIFVRDIPFGGNNVINFISETKEISIEESEKFITDEENYEEVKNAVKNSSEELLREIEIGVEYFRTRTGERPSEFLITGGSSTLSGLKQLLEEELQENIEIWNPFEYIDENLVPPDIKERGRFFSISLGLLTRKIG, from the coding sequence ATGGTACCTAAAGTTGCAGTAGATATTGGAGAAAAGTATATTAAAGTGCTTGAAGGATATAGAAAAAAAGATGTTTTTCTTATAAAAAATTTTGGTATGATAGAAAATCCAGTTGAAAATTGGAAGAAAAGTACTGAGGAGGATTCATCTGGAATTTTATCTAATGTTTTAAAAGTATATCTCAAAGAACTTAATATAAAAGATAGAAATACTGTATGTTCTATCAGTGGTGAAGGTTTAGTTATACATTATTTTGAAATACCAGAAATGCCAGAAGAAGAAATAAAAAATGCAGTTGAGATTGAAGTTCTTCAGGTAATTCCAACAGGAATTGAAAATATAGAATATGATTATTCTGTATTCAATGTTGGAGGGAAAAAATATGTTTTTTTTGTTGGGTATCCAAAAGAAAAATGTGATTTCATTTTAAATGTTTTTCAAAAATCAGGACTTAAACCATTAATTATGGATATAGATGGTCTTGCTCTTGTTAATTGTTATAATTATGTGAAAAAGAATAATTGGCAATTACCTGTTTTTATTCTTAATTTGGGGCATAACACAACAAACCTTTCAATTGCTCAAAAGGATGGATTTATTTTTGTTAGAGATATTCCTTTTGGTGGGAATAATGTAATAAATTTTATATCTGAAACAAAAGAAATTTCAATTGAAGAAAGTGAAAAATTTATTACAGATGAGGAGAATTATGAAGAAGTAAAAAATGCTGTAAAAAACTCCTCTGAAGAACTTTTGAGAGAAATTGAAATAGGGGTGGAGTATTTTAGAACAAGAACAGGAGAAAGACCATCTGAATTTCTTATAACAGGTGGAAGTTCTACTCTTTCTGGTTTAAAACAATTGTTAGAAGAAGAATTACAGGAAAATATTGAAATATGGAATCCATTTGAATACATAGATGAAAATTTAGTTCCTCCTGATATAAAAGAACGGGGTAGGTTTTTTTCTATATCATTAGGGCTTCTTACAAGGAAAATTGGATGA
- a CDS encoding secretin N-terminal domain-containing protein: MKKQVKIFVFIFFLPLILFANSEFTFHNAPLNLVLQALSKKTGIKLITNAELGEKPISVYLENVSGEQAIDSILKANGLYREKLPDTEIYVVKEFKETPLLDCETFFLQYAKAEELGKVLTSFIGPNGKISVDTRTNSLVIKDTSENLEELKKIIKSLDKVIPEISIEAVLVELTNEGLKDLGIKWNMEGSFVGGAKDVPYPWSKSITREIVNPRDVGGEGGTTGGTETTAGGQFILGTVSFQTLTASLRLLESQGEGNILANPRITTLNDSPATIKITRNMAVAERTVYNTETGAPSTKEPIYAEIGVMLIATPHINEEGFITLEVEPTVSSAEKSPFFADAVDTHNRTAKTTVMVKDGETIVIGGLLRTDTTKSNTKVPLLGDIFPFLFKNKADQTKKTDLVIFLTPRIITPSKASSIAEEEKNRIQGAMKDEK; encoded by the coding sequence ATGAAAAAACAGGTTAAGATATTTGTTTTTATTTTTTTTCTTCCATTGATTCTTTTTGCTAATTCTGAATTTACTTTCCATAATGCACCATTAAATCTGGTGTTACAGGCACTTAGTAAAAAAACAGGTATAAAACTAATCACAAACGCAGAACTTGGAGAAAAACCAATAAGTGTATATTTAGAAAATGTTTCTGGAGAGCAGGCAATTGATTCAATTTTAAAAGCAAATGGCCTTTATAGAGAAAAATTACCTGATACAGAAATATATGTTGTAAAAGAATTTAAAGAAACACCTTTATTGGATTGTGAGACATTTTTTCTTCAATATGCAAAAGCAGAGGAATTAGGGAAAGTTCTTACTTCATTTATAGGACCAAATGGGAAAATAAGTGTTGATACAAGAACAAATAGTTTAGTAATAAAAGATACATCTGAAAATTTAGAAGAACTGAAAAAAATAATAAAGTCATTAGATAAAGTTATTCCTGAAATTTCAATTGAAGCAGTTCTTGTAGAACTTACAAATGAGGGCTTAAAGGATTTAGGAATAAAATGGAATATGGAGGGTTCATTTGTAGGAGGAGCAAAAGATGTTCCTTACCCGTGGAGCAAAAGCATAACAAGAGAAATTGTAAATCCAAGAGATGTAGGGGGAGAAGGTGGGACAACAGGTGGCACAGAAACTACTGCTGGTGGACAATTTATTCTTGGGACAGTCTCGTTTCAGACACTTACTGCAAGTTTAAGATTACTTGAAAGTCAGGGAGAAGGAAATATATTAGCAAATCCAAGAATTACAACTTTAAATGATTCACCCGCAACAATAAAAATAACAAGAAATATGGCTGTTGCTGAAAGGACAGTTTATAATACAGAAACAGGGGCCCCATCTACAAAAGAGCCAATTTATGCAGAAATTGGTGTTATGCTTATTGCAACTCCTCATATAAATGAGGAAGGATTTATAACTCTTGAAGTTGAACCAACTGTTAGTTCTGCTGAAAAATCGCCCTTTTTTGCTGATGCAGTTGATACTCACAATAGAACTGCAAAAACAACTGTTATGGTAAAAGATGGTGAAACAATAGTAATTGGTGGACTTTTAAGGACAGATACAACAAAAAGTAATACAAAAGTTCCTTTATTAGGAGATATATTTCCATTTCTCTTCAAAAATAAAGCAGACCAGACAAAAAAAACAGACCTTGTTATATTTTTAACACCAAGAATAATTACTCCTTCAAAAGCAAGTTCAATTGCTGAAGAAGAAAAAAATAGAATTCAGGGTGCAATGAAAGATGAAAAATAA
- a CDS encoding prepilin-type N-terminal cleavage/methylation domain-containing protein yields the protein MKNKGFTIIEVIISLIILIIVIIGSSVFFYNSRKNLVNANLERLGTWKAIEKMELLKSGSYSNIINQTENISLGGTPAQIITSVQNVDENGTTFKLVKVEVNWGNNSVSLTTYIAEK from the coding sequence ATGAAAAATAAAGGTTTTACCATAATAGAAGTCATTATTTCTCTTATAATACTTATAATAGTCATAATTGGTAGTTCTGTATTTTTTTATAATAGTAGAAAGAATTTAGTTAACGCAAATTTGGAAAGATTGGGAACCTGGAAAGCAATTGAAAAAATGGAACTTCTTAAAAGTGGTAGTTACAGTAATATAATCAACCAGACGGAAAATATTTCTCTTGGTGGAACTCCTGCTCAAATAATTACCAGTGTCCAGAATGTAGATGAAAATGGGACAACTTTCAAATTGGTAAAAGTGGAAGTGAACTGGGGAAATAATAGTGTTTCTTTAACAACATATATTGCAGAAAAATAA
- a CDS encoding prepilin-type N-terminal cleavage/methylation domain-containing protein translates to MKKKGITLIELIVVIVIGAIGLLAVSFFAMQSWKEWNENEQIKTLQEEMDLVSYTIKGVLEEASNIEILDNGPLSGTKINASYKNEWQKEFYPSGNELIVEDIKNETTRTVTNYLKSISFQQDNTSSDTVLVNLKVGKGGKELENSFIIFLRNKS, encoded by the coding sequence ATGAAAAAGAAGGGAATAACTCTTATTGAATTGATAGTTGTAATAGTAATAGGAGCAATTGGACTTTTAGCAGTTAGTTTTTTTGCTATGCAGAGTTGGAAAGAATGGAATGAAAATGAACAAATAAAAACATTACAGGAAGAAATGGATTTAGTTAGTTATACAATAAAAGGGGTATTGGAAGAAGCATCAAATATAGAAATTCTTGATAATGGACCACTTTCAGGAACAAAAATAAATGCCTCTTATAAAAATGAATGGCAAAAAGAATTTTATCCTTCGGGAAATGAACTTATTGTTGAAGATATTAAAAATGAAACAACAAGGACAGTGACAAATTATTTAAAAAGTATTTCTTTTCAACAGGATAATACAAGTTCAGATACTGTTCTTGTGAATTTAAAAGTTGGAAAAGGTGGAAAGGAACTTGAAAATTCTTTTATAATTTTTTTAAGAAACAAAAGTTAG
- a CDS encoding endonuclease domain-containing protein, protein MKRKYIGRCRQLRKNQTDAEKKLWMLLRGRQIEGVKFRRQFPIDKYIIDFYAPEYKLGIEADGGQHYYGKTKQKDKIREIELSRLGVKILRFSDTDILKNIEGVWEVIQTELLKKKPPSPFPSPRWVEGKRGESRKE, encoded by the coding sequence GTGAAAAGAAAATACATAGGGAGATGTAGACAATTAAGGAAAAATCAAACAGATGCAGAAAAGAAATTATGGATGTTGTTAAGGGGACGACAAATAGAAGGAGTAAAATTTAGGAGACAATTTCCTATTGATAAATACATAATAGATTTCTATGCTCCTGAATATAAATTGGGGATAGAAGCAGATGGTGGACAACATTACTACGGTAAAACTAAACAAAAAGATAAAATTAGAGAAATTGAACTATCTCGTTTAGGAGTAAAGATATTAAGATTCAGCGATACAGATATTTTAAAAAATATTGAGGGTGTGTGGGAAGTAATTCAAACAGAATTACTGAAGAAAAAGCCCCCCTCACCCTTCCCCTCTCCCCGGTGGGTAGAGGGAAAAAGAGGGGAGAGTAGAAAGGAATAA
- a CDS encoding MarC family protein has protein sequence MIKNLSAAFLSIFISMNVLGILPIYISFVQNVQTKEIRKIVNTSILFTFLITISFIFIGKFIFYIIGIETFDFLIAGGLVLIVLAILMLLDIAYKQSFETKSFAIVPLATPLLAGPGLLTTSITVAEIYGYPIVCYALIFNLFIAYIILRYSSYILDFLGKEGIKAISKIASLLLASLGVMMIRTGLISLMKTL, from the coding sequence ATGATAAAAAATTTATCTGCTGCTTTTCTGTCTATATTTATTTCAATGAATGTTTTGGGAATTTTACCTATTTATATTTCTTTTGTTCAAAATGTCCAGACAAAAGAAATAAGAAAAATTGTTAATACCTCAATTCTTTTCACATTTTTAATTACAATTTCTTTTATTTTTATTGGGAAATTCATTTTTTACATAATTGGAATAGAAACATTTGATTTTCTTATTGCTGGTGGTTTAGTTCTTATTGTTCTTGCGATATTGATGCTTCTTGATATTGCTTATAAACAATCTTTTGAGACAAAATCATTTGCCATAGTTCCACTTGCAACTCCTTTATTGGCAGGTCCTGGATTGCTTACTACTTCTATTACAGTTGCAGAAATTTATGGTTATCCAATTGTCTGTTATGCACTTATTTTTAATCTTTTTATTGCCTATATTATATTGAGATATTCTTCATATATACTTGATTTTTTAGGGAAAGAGGGAATAAAAGCGATATCTAAAATTGCAAGTTTACTTCTTGCAAGTTTAGGAGTTATGATGATTAGAACAGGCCTTATATCACTAATGAAAACACTATAA
- the mltG gene encoding endolytic transglycosylase MltG — protein sequence MKKKIIFIIIAFLIILLGIIKIMTLPPLVKPPKLVEIPENLNASQIAKILYQKKVIKNPSLFLFLTNRLKVQNKLKSGIYEFSGRTPLKKVVEKLVKGEVKLVKVTIPEGKNIVEIADILEKKGLIKNKDDFIKHAKEKKLEGFLFPDTYFFPLKISIEGITYTMWKRFNDVWYDLKGERINDENFNEVKKIVTIASIVEKEATYPEGKRIVAGIIYKRLKKGLPIQSCATVEYAIGQHKQKLNKKDLKVKSPYNTYIHKGLPPTPICNPGKVSLQAALNPKKTDYLFFVSMGNGKNYFSKTYEEHLRAKEIYITSRQEKVENETFIFP from the coding sequence ATGAAAAAGAAAATAATTTTTATTATAATTGCATTTCTTATTATTTTACTCGGGATTATAAAGATAATGACACTCCCACCTCTTGTTAAACCCCCAAAACTTGTTGAAATCCCTGAAAATCTCAATGCTTCCCAGATTGCAAAAATTTTATATCAAAAAAAAGTTATAAAAAATCCATCATTATTTTTATTCTTGACAAACAGATTAAAAGTTCAAAATAAATTAAAATCAGGAATATATGAATTTTCTGGAAGAACTCCTTTAAAAAAAGTAGTTGAAAAGTTAGTTAAAGGAGAAGTAAAACTTGTAAAAGTAACAATCCCGGAAGGGAAAAACATAGTAGAAATCGCTGATATTCTTGAAAAAAAAGGACTGATAAAAAATAAAGACGACTTCATAAAACATGCAAAAGAAAAGAAATTAGAGGGTTTTTTGTTTCCTGATACATATTTTTTCCCTTTAAAAATATCTATTGAAGGAATTACTTATACTATGTGGAAAAGATTTAATGATGTCTGGTATGACTTGAAGGGTGAAAGAATAAATGATGAAAATTTTAATGAGGTAAAAAAAATTGTAACTATTGCATCAATAGTTGAGAAAGAAGCAACATATCCAGAAGGCAAGAGAATTGTAGCAGGAATAATTTACAAAAGGTTAAAAAAAGGACTTCCAATTCAAAGTTGTGCTACTGTTGAATATGCAATTGGGCAACATAAACAAAAATTAAATAAGAAAGACCTAAAAGTAAAATCGCCTTATAACACTTATATTCATAAAGGACTTCCACCAACTCCAATATGTAATCCTGGTAAAGTTTCTTTACAGGCAGCATTAAACCCTAAAAAAACCGACTATTTATTCTTCGTTTCAATGGGAAATGGGAAAAATTATTTTTCAAAAACATACGAAGAACACCTACGAGCAAAAGAAATATATATTACATCAAGACAAGAAAAAGTTGAAAATGAAACTTTTATTTTCCCCTGA